One window of Candidatus Methylocalor cossyra genomic DNA carries:
- the cax gene encoding calcium/proton exchanger, translated as MKFLFIFVPLAVILDHLANVPAALTFATAALAIVPLAAAMVEATEQLSFRTGQTIGGLLNATFGNAPELIISLMALRAGLLEVVKASIVGVVLGNLLFVVGLSFLIGGLKYHVQKYNRRGARIQRSILMLAVISIVVPSLFEGFIPPEFTEQEASLNLGVALVLLITYGLSLLFMLKTHPDHFAPKQPELAEEPTEARWRPAVAVLALLATSVVLALVSEVLVGAIEATAASLKLSKGFIGVIVIALIGGAPESVAAVAMARKNKLDLTMGIAVGSSIQISLFVAPVLTLMSYYLAPKPLTLVLGNAGITIMLLSILIFSMIVSDGKSNWFKGVQLLSVYLLIALFCFYLPDSPEIPWLKP; from the coding sequence ATGAAATTTTTGTTCATTTTCGTGCCGTTGGCGGTGATCCTGGATCATCTCGCCAACGTACCGGCAGCCCTTACCTTTGCCACTGCCGCCTTGGCCATCGTGCCATTGGCCGCCGCCATGGTCGAGGCCACCGAGCAGCTTTCCTTCCGCACCGGCCAGACTATAGGCGGGCTGCTCAATGCCACCTTCGGCAATGCGCCGGAGTTGATCATCTCCCTGATGGCCTTGCGCGCCGGTCTGCTGGAAGTGGTCAAGGCCTCCATCGTGGGCGTGGTACTCGGCAACCTGCTGTTTGTGGTCGGGCTGTCCTTCCTCATCGGTGGCCTCAAATACCATGTGCAGAAGTACAACCGGCGCGGCGCCCGGATCCAGCGCTCAATCCTGATGCTGGCGGTCATCAGCATCGTGGTGCCGAGCCTGTTCGAAGGCTTCATCCCCCCGGAGTTCACCGAGCAGGAGGCCAGCCTCAATCTCGGCGTGGCCTTGGTGCTGTTGATCACCTATGGATTGAGCCTGCTGTTCATGCTCAAGACCCATCCGGACCATTTCGCACCCAAGCAGCCAGAACTGGCCGAGGAGCCCACCGAGGCCCGCTGGCGCCCGGCGGTGGCCGTGCTGGCCTTGCTCGCGACCTCGGTGGTATTGGCCTTGGTGAGCGAGGTCCTGGTCGGGGCGATCGAGGCCACCGCGGCCAGCTTGAAGCTTTCCAAGGGATTCATCGGGGTGATCGTTATTGCCTTGATCGGCGGAGCCCCGGAAAGCGTCGCCGCGGTGGCCATGGCCCGCAAGAACAAGCTCGACCTCACCATGGGCATCGCGGTGGGCAGCAGTATCCAGATCTCCCTGTTCGTGGCGCCGGTCCTGACCCTGATGAGCTATTACCTCGCCCCCAAGCCCTTGACTCTGGTCCTGGGCAATGCTGGCATCACCATTATGCTGTTGTCGATACTGATCTTTTCCATGATCGTCAGCGACGGCAAATCCAACTGGTTCAAGGGCGTTCAGCTGTTGAGCGTGTACCTGCTGATCGCGCTGTTTTGCTTTTATCTGCCGGACAGTCCGGAGATCCCTTGGTTGAAACCTTAG
- the phoU gene encoding phosphate signaling complex protein PhoU, whose translation MIGYIEGHTVKRYDGELNHLHYLVLEMGGLVLRQVQQALAAFRNRDLALAHQVVTWDRETDEMEVQVDREIVQLLARRAPVGGDLRIVIAVSKSISDLERIGDEAVRIAQIVMQLFSPEASDPCAQLLREVGKVGEVALASLRAALEVFDVWDEDKARWIIQNQAELTEEFPAELRRLMTYIMEDARNIGFAVSVILVIKSLELIGHYAQNLAEYAIFQFKGEDVRAAQGHDAATDAAP comes from the coding sequence ATGATCGGATACATCGAGGGTCACACGGTAAAGCGCTATGACGGCGAGCTGAATCATCTCCACTACCTGGTGCTGGAAATGGGGGGGTTAGTGCTGCGCCAAGTGCAACAAGCGCTCGCCGCCTTTCGCAACCGCGATCTCGCCCTAGCCCACCAGGTGGTGACCTGGGATCGGGAAACCGACGAGATGGAAGTCCAGGTGGACCGCGAGATCGTCCAGCTCCTCGCCCGTCGCGCTCCGGTGGGCGGGGACCTGCGCATCGTCATCGCGGTCTCGAAGAGTATCAGCGACCTGGAGCGCATCGGCGACGAAGCGGTGCGTATTGCACAAATCGTCATGCAGTTGTTCAGCCCCGAGGCGAGCGACCCCTGCGCGCAGCTGCTGCGGGAGGTGGGCAAGGTGGGCGAGGTGGCCCTCGCCAGTCTCCGCGCCGCCTTGGAGGTGTTTGACGTATGGGATGAAGACAAGGCCCGTTGGATCATTCAAAACCAAGCCGAACTGACCGAAGAATTTCCGGCGGAACTTAGGCGGCTGATGACCTACATCATGGAGGATGCCCGCAACATCGGTTTCGCGGTGAGCGTGATCCTGGTCATAAAATCCCTGGAGCTCATCGGCCATTACGCCCAAAACTTAGCCGAATATGCCATCTTCCAATTCAAGGGCGAGGATGTCCGAGCCGCCCAGGGTCATGATGCGGCCACGGATGCCGCGCCCTGA